From one Anopheles bellator chromosome 1, idAnoBellAS_SP24_06.2, whole genome shotgun sequence genomic stretch:
- the LOC131205309 gene encoding uncharacterized protein LOC131205309, protein MTREKYSSLGHDFFRRHPSLRRISTCKTVTPVEWVESICQHCPEITHLKLTIMVYPEEGVWESLVQLSKLKYLSLRASGDVRLFRGAMKSLESVHLQTAPSLRVLGNLFDVGPQLSCLKICHTSYNEIQFICEKFACLRRLELYVDDKELNVSDNISIRSIHRNNVRCLTILGRSDSLDSRSGIMNSDLVWIPEKFPLLNRLIIRDCSVSLAAIERLHHSVPSCRIDYDNKRFYPILDAPAR, encoded by the exons ATGACCCGAGAGAAGTATTCAAGCTTAGGACatgatttttttcgaagaCACCCCTCGCTTCGAAGAATCTCTACCTGCAAGACGGTTACACCGGTAGAATGGGTTGAATCTATTTGTCAACACTGTCCTGAGATAACCCATCTAAAACTTACTATTATGGTTTATCCGGAAGAAGGAGTTTGGGAGTCGTTGGTGCAGCTGAGTAAACTGAAG TATCTTTCACTAAGAGCAAGCGGCGATGTTCGACTTTTTCGTGGGGCTATGAAGTCACTCGAATCAGTTCATTTGCAAACAGCACCTTCACTGCGAGTTCTCGGGAACCTTTTTGATGTTGGGCCACAGTTGAGCTGTCTGAAAATTTGTCACACATCCTACAACGAAATACAGTTCATTTGTGAAAAGTTTGCCTGCCTCCGACGCTTAGAACTGTACGTCGATGATAAG GAACTTAACGTATCGGACAATATTAGCATTCGTTCCATCCATCGCAACAACGTTCGGTGCTTGACCATATTAGGTAGATCG GATTCACTTGATTCACGCTCAGGTATTATGAACAGTGATCTGGTCTGGATACCGGAGAAGTTCCCTTTGCTGAACAGACTGATCATTAGGGACTGCTCGGTGTCTTTGGCTGCGATCGAACGGCTACATCATTCGGTGCCCTCATGTAGAATCGACTATGACAACAAACGCTTCTACCCCATTCTTGATGCACCTGCGAGATAA